From the genome of Xyrauchen texanus isolate HMW12.3.18 chromosome 22, RBS_HiC_50CHRs, whole genome shotgun sequence, one region includes:
- the LOC127662118 gene encoding ribosomal protein S6 kinase alpha-5-like isoform X1, translating into MPSTMEGSSGEGDLFTVKHELRNANLTGHVEHVGIENFELLKVLGTGAYGKVFLVRKVSGHDSSKLYAMKVLKKATIVQKAKTAEHTRTERQVLEHIRQSPFLVTLHYAFQTDTKLHLILDYVNGGELFTHLVQRVRFKEQEVTLYSGEIVLALEHLHKLGVVYRDLKLENILLDSNGHIVLTDFGLSKEFHEVERTYSICGTIEYMAPEIVAGGESGHDKAVDWWSMGVLMYELLTGGSPFTVDGDENSHSDIAERIMKKDPPFSKDMGPMAKDIVQRLLIKDPKKRLGSGASGAQDVKSHPFYQKMNWEDLAAKKVPAPFKPVIRDELDVSNFAEEFTEMDPTYSPAALPNNCDRIFQGYSFMAPSILFKRNAVMDVPAQLCGGSERPGSVAVARSVMMKDSPFYINYEMDLRENALGEGSFSICRQCTHKKSGQKYAVKIVSKRMEAQTQKEIAALKLCEGHPNIVKLHEIYHDQLHTYLVLELLRGGELLERIRRKQYFSETEASRILRRLVSAVSHMHDVGVVHRDLKPENLLFTDDTESSEIKIIDFGFARLKPPDNQLLKTPCFTLQYAAPEILKYDGYDESCDLWSLGVILYTMLSGQVPFQCQEKSLTHTSAEEIMRKIKKGDFSFEGEAWRNVSSQAKDLIQELLTVDPVKRIKMCGLCNNAWLQDDSQLSSNPLMTPDILGSSTASVHTCVKATFNAFNKCKREGFRLQTVDKAPLAKRRKMKKTSTSTETHSSSSESTHSSSSFSQSQDKTPPSGEMAIIPQVSVSTPLTLGPDDEPSQSQPQPAFTFTE; encoded by the exons CCAATCTGACGGGTCACGTTGAGCATGTGGGCATCGAGAACTTTGAGCTGTTGAAAGTGCTAGGAACAGGAG CTTACGGCAAGGTCTTCCTGGTGCGCAAAGTGAGCGGTCATGATTCTAGCAAACTGTATGCAATGAAGGTGCTGAAAAAAGCCACTATTGTGCAGAAGGCGAAGACAGCGGAGCACACACGCACAGAGAGACAGGTCCTCGAGCATATCAGGCAGTCCCCTTTCCTTGTTACACTCCACTATGCCTTCCAGACAGACACCAAGCTGCATCTCATTTTAG ACTATGTGAATGGAGGGGAGCTCTTCACGCACTTGGTCCAAAGGGTTCGCTTTAAAGAGCAAGAGGTTACCTTGTACAGTGGGGAGATTGTACTTGCACTGGAGCACTTGCATAAG ctgGGAGTCGTCTACCGAGACCTGAAACTCGAGAACATACTTCTTGATTCAAACGGTCACATCGTGCTGACGGATTTTGGCCTTAGCAAGGAATTTCATGAG GTAGAGAGGACTTATTCCATCTGTGGCACTATTGAGTATATGGCACCTGAGATCGTAGCAGGAGGAGAGTCAGGACATGACAAG GCGGTGGACTGGTGGAGTATGGGAGTTCTAATGTATGAGCTGTTGACCGGAGGTTCTCCTTTCACTGTTGACGGCGATGAGAACTCTCATTCTGACATTGCCGA GAGAATTATGAAGAAAGATCCCCCCTTCTCCAAGGACATGGGGCCCATGGCCAAAGACATTGTCCAGCGACTGCTAATTAAAGACCCAAAGAAGAGGTTGGGCTCGGGGGCCTCAGGGGCGCAGGATGTGAAAAGTCATCCCTTTTATCAG AAAATGAACTGGGAGGATCTAGCTGCTAAGAAAGTTCCAGCACCTTTTAAGCCTGTAATTCGCGATGAGCTGGATGTGAGCAACTTTGCGGAGGAGTTTACGGAGATGGACCCAACATACTCACCAGCTGCACTCCCCAACAACTGTGACCGCATCTTTCAG GGCTATTCCTTCATGGCTCCCTCCATCCTGTTTAAGAGGAATGCAGTAATGGACGTTCCAGCTCAGCTGTGTGGCGGGTCAGAGAGGCCAGGTTCTGTTGCTGTTGCAAGAAGCGTTATGATGAAG GACTCTCCATTCTACATAAACTATGAGATGGACCTGAGGGAGAACGCTCTGGGTGAGGGAAGCTTCTCCATCTGTAGACAATGTACTCACAAAAAGAGCGGACAGAAATACGCTGTGAAGATCGTCAGTAAAAG AATGGAGGCACAAACACAGAAGGAGATTGCTGCTCTCAAACTGTGTGAAGGACACCCCAACATAGTCAAGCTACATGAGATCTACCATGACCAG CTGCACACATATCTAGTTCTGGAACTCTTGCGAGGTGGGGAGCTGCTGGAGAGAATCAGGAGGAAGCAGTACTTCAGTGAGACGGAGGCTAGCCGCATCTTGCGCAGACTGGTGTCTGCTGTCAGCCACATGCATGATGTGGGCGTAGTGCACAGGGACCTCAAACCAGAG aaTTTGCTCTTCACTGACGACACTGAGAGTTCTGAGATAAAAATCATTGACTTTGGCTTTGCAAGGCTCAAACCTCCTGACAATCAGCTCCTGAAGACCCCTTGCTTTACTCTTCAGTACGCTGCCCCTGAGATTCTCAAGTATGATGGCTATGATGAGTCCTGCGACCTCTGGAGTTTAGGGGTCATATTG TACACCATGCTGTCTGGCCAGGTCCCATTCCAGTGTCAGGAGAAGAGTCTAACACACACCAGTGCAGAGGAGATCATGAGGAAGATCAAAAAGGGAGACTTTTCTTTTGAGGGTGAAGCTTGGAGGAATGTATCCAGTCAGGCCAAGGATCTGATACAAG AGTTGTTGACGGTGGACCCTGTCAAGCGGATAAAGATGTGTGGTCTGTGTAATAATGCCTGGCTGCAGGATGACAGCCAGCTTTCCTCCAACCCTCTTATGACCCCTGACATCCTGGGCTCTTCCACTGCTTCAGTGCACACATGTGTCAAAGCCACCTTTAAT GCCTTTAATAAGTGTAAGAGGGAGGGCTTCCGACTCCAGACGGTGGACAAGGCTCCGCTAGCCAAACGCAGAAAGATGAAGAAGACCAGCACAAGCACAGAGACCCACAGCAGCTCCAGTGAGAGCACACACTCTTCCTCCTCTTTTTCACAGTCTCAGGATAAGACTCCACCAAGTGGAGAGATGGCTATCATACCCCAGGTCTCTGTGAGCACACCTCTCACTCTGGGCCCAGACGATGAGCCCTCTCAGAGCCAACCCCAACCTGCCTTCACCTTCACAGAGTGA
- the LOC127662118 gene encoding ribosomal protein S6 kinase alpha-5-like isoform X2, which yields MPSTMEGSSGEGDLFTVKHELRNANLTGHVEHVGIENFELLKVLGTGAYGKVFLVRKVSGHDSSKLYAMKVLKKATIVQKAKTAEHTRTERQVLEHIRQSPFLVTLHYAFQTDTKLHLILDYVNGGELFTHLVQRVRFKEQEVTLYSGEIVLALEHLHKLGVVYRDLKLENILLDSNGHIVLTDFGLSKEFHEVERTYSICGTIEYMAPEIVAGGESGHDKAVDWWSMGVLMYELLTGGSPFTVDGDENSHSDIAERIMKKDPPFSKDMGPMAKDIVQRLLIKDPKKRLGSGASGAQDVKSHPFYQKMNWEDLAAKKVPAPFKPVIRDELDVSNFAEEFTEMDPTYSPAALPNNCDRIFQGYSFMAPSILFKRNAVMDVPAQLCGGSERPGSVAVARSVMMKDSPFYINYEMDLRENALGEGSFSICRQCTHKKSGQKYAVKIVSKRMEAQTQKEIAALKLCEGHPNIVKLHEIYHDQLHTYLVLELLRGGELLERIRRKQYFSETEASRILRRLVSAVSHMHDVGVVHRDLKPENLLFTDDTESSEIKIIDFGFARLKPPDNQLLKTPCFTLQYAAPEILKYDGYDESCDLWSLGVILYTMLSGQVPFQCQEKSLTHTSAEEIMRKIKKGDFSFEGEAWRNVSSQAKDLIQELLTVDPVKRIKMCGLCNNAWLQDDSQLSSNPLMTPDILGSSTASVHTCVKATFNVISSPGL from the exons CCAATCTGACGGGTCACGTTGAGCATGTGGGCATCGAGAACTTTGAGCTGTTGAAAGTGCTAGGAACAGGAG CTTACGGCAAGGTCTTCCTGGTGCGCAAAGTGAGCGGTCATGATTCTAGCAAACTGTATGCAATGAAGGTGCTGAAAAAAGCCACTATTGTGCAGAAGGCGAAGACAGCGGAGCACACACGCACAGAGAGACAGGTCCTCGAGCATATCAGGCAGTCCCCTTTCCTTGTTACACTCCACTATGCCTTCCAGACAGACACCAAGCTGCATCTCATTTTAG ACTATGTGAATGGAGGGGAGCTCTTCACGCACTTGGTCCAAAGGGTTCGCTTTAAAGAGCAAGAGGTTACCTTGTACAGTGGGGAGATTGTACTTGCACTGGAGCACTTGCATAAG ctgGGAGTCGTCTACCGAGACCTGAAACTCGAGAACATACTTCTTGATTCAAACGGTCACATCGTGCTGACGGATTTTGGCCTTAGCAAGGAATTTCATGAG GTAGAGAGGACTTATTCCATCTGTGGCACTATTGAGTATATGGCACCTGAGATCGTAGCAGGAGGAGAGTCAGGACATGACAAG GCGGTGGACTGGTGGAGTATGGGAGTTCTAATGTATGAGCTGTTGACCGGAGGTTCTCCTTTCACTGTTGACGGCGATGAGAACTCTCATTCTGACATTGCCGA GAGAATTATGAAGAAAGATCCCCCCTTCTCCAAGGACATGGGGCCCATGGCCAAAGACATTGTCCAGCGACTGCTAATTAAAGACCCAAAGAAGAGGTTGGGCTCGGGGGCCTCAGGGGCGCAGGATGTGAAAAGTCATCCCTTTTATCAG AAAATGAACTGGGAGGATCTAGCTGCTAAGAAAGTTCCAGCACCTTTTAAGCCTGTAATTCGCGATGAGCTGGATGTGAGCAACTTTGCGGAGGAGTTTACGGAGATGGACCCAACATACTCACCAGCTGCACTCCCCAACAACTGTGACCGCATCTTTCAG GGCTATTCCTTCATGGCTCCCTCCATCCTGTTTAAGAGGAATGCAGTAATGGACGTTCCAGCTCAGCTGTGTGGCGGGTCAGAGAGGCCAGGTTCTGTTGCTGTTGCAAGAAGCGTTATGATGAAG GACTCTCCATTCTACATAAACTATGAGATGGACCTGAGGGAGAACGCTCTGGGTGAGGGAAGCTTCTCCATCTGTAGACAATGTACTCACAAAAAGAGCGGACAGAAATACGCTGTGAAGATCGTCAGTAAAAG AATGGAGGCACAAACACAGAAGGAGATTGCTGCTCTCAAACTGTGTGAAGGACACCCCAACATAGTCAAGCTACATGAGATCTACCATGACCAG CTGCACACATATCTAGTTCTGGAACTCTTGCGAGGTGGGGAGCTGCTGGAGAGAATCAGGAGGAAGCAGTACTTCAGTGAGACGGAGGCTAGCCGCATCTTGCGCAGACTGGTGTCTGCTGTCAGCCACATGCATGATGTGGGCGTAGTGCACAGGGACCTCAAACCAGAG aaTTTGCTCTTCACTGACGACACTGAGAGTTCTGAGATAAAAATCATTGACTTTGGCTTTGCAAGGCTCAAACCTCCTGACAATCAGCTCCTGAAGACCCCTTGCTTTACTCTTCAGTACGCTGCCCCTGAGATTCTCAAGTATGATGGCTATGATGAGTCCTGCGACCTCTGGAGTTTAGGGGTCATATTG TACACCATGCTGTCTGGCCAGGTCCCATTCCAGTGTCAGGAGAAGAGTCTAACACACACCAGTGCAGAGGAGATCATGAGGAAGATCAAAAAGGGAGACTTTTCTTTTGAGGGTGAAGCTTGGAGGAATGTATCCAGTCAGGCCAAGGATCTGATACAAG AGTTGTTGACGGTGGACCCTGTCAAGCGGATAAAGATGTGTGGTCTGTGTAATAATGCCTGGCTGCAGGATGACAGCCAGCTTTCCTCCAACCCTCTTATGACCCCTGACATCCTGGGCTCTTCCACTGCTTCAGTGCACACATGTGTCAAAGCCACCTTTAAT GTGATCTCTTCCCCAGGCCTTTAA